In Novipirellula artificiosorum, the genomic window TGAAAACCAAAATAAAGACAATGATACTCGCCTGCTCCTGCCTGCTGGCAGCAGGTCTGACTGTAACGCAGAATGCGGTGGCCCAGGAAGGCAATGCCAAGCCCAACATTGTTCTGATCAACATGGACAACTTCGGCTACGGCGAACTGGGTTGCTACGGCGGGGGTATTCTCCGGGGTGGCGCCACGCCGCGCATCGACAAGCTGGCCACTGAAGGCACGCGGCTGTTGAATTACAATGTCGAGGCGCAGTGCACGCCCAGTCGCGCAGCGCTAATGACAGGCCGCTATGCCGTACGCACGGGGAACGGTTCTGTGCCGCTCGAAACCGCCGATTATGGTTTGACCCAGTGGGAATACACCATGCCGGAGATGCTGGGCGATGTGGGTTATACCACCGCTATGTTCGGCAAGTGGCATCTCGGCCAGGCGGAAGGACGCTATCCCACCAATCAGGGTTTCGATGAGTGGTATGGCATCCCCAATTCGACCGACGAGAGCCTTTGGCCGGCGCAAGAGATGTTCCAGAAGTATCGGAAACTGGCGGAGGAGACCGGCAAAAATCCGATGATCAAGGAAGAGCACATTTATTCGGCCAGAAAAGGCTCACCGGCAAAGGTGGTGAAGGTCTACGACCTGCCGGCAAGGCGAGAGATTGACCGGGAAATCACCGACCATGCCAAGGACTTCATGACACGCCAGGCCAAAGCCGACAAACCGTTCTTCCTGTATCTGCCCTACACCCAGACGCATATGCCGATTTTGCCGAGTAAAGAATTTGAAGGCAAGAGTGGCAATGGCCAGTGGGGCGATGTGCTAATGCAGATCGATGCCTATACCGGTGAATTACTGGATAAGGTGGATGGGTTGGGTATTGCCGACAATACTATTTTCATTTTTACCTCGGATAACGGCGGCGAGTGTATCCCCGGTTACCAGGGATGGAGCGGCCCATGGAGTGGTTCCTATTTCACGGGTAAGGAAGGGTCCTTACGGGTGCCATTTATTGTCCGCTGGCCCGGCAAAGTTCCGGCAGGCAAGGTCTCCAACGAGATCGTTCACCAGTTTGATCTGTTCGCTACAGTGGCAAACATTGCCGGTGGTAAGGTGCCGACAGATCGTATCATCGACAGTAAGGACATGACGGATTTCTTCTTGGGGAAACAAGAGGAATCCGGTCGAGACGGCTTTGTCGTCTATGTCGGCAACGATATTCACGGCGTGAAGTGGCATAACTTTAAGATGATGTTCATGGAGTTTGAAGGAGGGCTCGGTAGCGGGAAGCTGAACGTGTTCCCTCTGCCTCACTTTTACGACCTCTATAGTGATCCTAAAGAGGAATATCCCGTAACCAAAGCAACGGGAGGTTCTTTGTGGCAACGTTGGGGGTGTGGGCCGATTCTGACAGAGCATCAGGCGTCGCTGGCCGCAGAACCACCGATCAAGCCGGGAACGCTTGACCCATACGTGCCGGCAAAGCAAAACAAATAGCAATGCGTGAAGTCGTAGCACAGACTGGCAGCTTGCACTACGACAGTTATTTCCCGCTGGTTCAAGGCACCTTCGATGAAGAGGTTTCGCGTTTCCCGCCCGACAAGGTTGCCTAGTCGGAATAACCGCGTCCGCAGATCGCTTACAGATTGCTGATCGTCCATCAGTTTGCATCGTCGGATCCATTGTGACGATACCGACTGAAAGGCGGGTTGCGAGCAAGTGCGCGCAACCTGGTATTTGTGTTTGGAAGAGCGTGCCAGTACATCTTGCCAAAGTAATCTGCGGCTGGAAGCCACAGCCACTACCAGTCACGTCGAATTCGACTTTGATCGCAAGGAAGCGAAACCGTGGTAGCTCTCCATCAAAAAAAGCCACTTCTGTTGACGCTCGGGCTTTTCATCGGCGCGCAAGTCTGTCTGTCCGCATGCTTTCCCCAGCAAGCTGCGGCGCAATGCGACGACTCCTGCGATTCAATGTTCGACTCGCCCGACTGTGGTAGCTCGTGTTGGGAACGCTCCACTTTGTCCGACGACTGGTGTCGCCTGGGGTCGTGCTTTGAGGAAAAAGGCTACACCTGGAATATCTCCAACACCAACTTTTACTCAGACATCACATCCGGCGGGCTCGACGAGACTTCCGGCTATCGCGGCCGGGTCGACATGTTTCTGAACATCAACGGAAAGAAGGTTGGCTTATGGGATGGTCTGACGATCAACCTGCACGGTGAGTCAGTGTTTGGCAGCTCGATCAACCAGTTTTCTGGAACGCTTCTGCCAGTCAGCACGGCGCAAATACTACCCGACGGAAATCGCGACGTCACGGCGCTCACGAACG contains:
- a CDS encoding arylsulfatase is translated as MKTKIKTMILACSCLLAAGLTVTQNAVAQEGNAKPNIVLINMDNFGYGELGCYGGGILRGGATPRIDKLATEGTRLLNYNVEAQCTPSRAALMTGRYAVRTGNGSVPLETADYGLTQWEYTMPEMLGDVGYTTAMFGKWHLGQAEGRYPTNQGFDEWYGIPNSTDESLWPAQEMFQKYRKLAEETGKNPMIKEEHIYSARKGSPAKVVKVYDLPARREIDREITDHAKDFMTRQAKADKPFFLYLPYTQTHMPILPSKEFEGKSGNGQWGDVLMQIDAYTGELLDKVDGLGIADNTIFIFTSDNGGECIPGYQGWSGPWSGSYFTGKEGSLRVPFIVRWPGKVPAGKVSNEIVHQFDLFATVANIAGGKVPTDRIIDSKDMTDFFLGKQEESGRDGFVVYVGNDIHGVKWHNFKMMFMEFEGGLGSGKLNVFPLPHFYDLYSDPKEEYPVTKATGGSLWQRWGCGPILTEHQASLAAEPPIKPGTLDPYVPAKQNK